ACGGCATCTTCAAATTATCCAATCTATTAAACTAATGTGAATTCCGTTGCAAAATCAACTAGCATTTTTTGATACACGGCAACGGATTCCAGGTCCACGCATTCCCTGTCACCATGCCAATTCTCTCCTTTTGGCCCAAATTCAATGGCTGGTATATCATAGGCTGCATAGAAGACAGTGTCAGCCGAACCATGCTGTCCAAAGATCACAGCATCCTGGTTGGTGTTTTTTTTGATGATGGGACGAAGCAGTGAGATGAAGGGGTCCGACTCTTCCGTTTTTACAGGTTTGCTGTACATATTGATGAAAATATTCTTACCCGTCACACTTTCGATTTGAGTGACGACTTCTTCCATTGTTTGCGTAGGTAGATAGCGGATATCGAGGCTGAGCAAACAGGCATCCGGTACCTTATTATAAACATCCCCGCCTTTTATTTTTGCTAGGTTAAGTGAGGGGGAGTCATAAAGGGGGGTATGATCCCTAGTGAAAGGAAGCTCTTTTATTTTTTGATAGAGCTCATATGCCTTCTCGATTGCATTCACGCCTTCCCAAGGGCGGCTTCCGTGTGCGGATTTGCCGGACACCTCAATATCAAGGCGCAGGGCGCCCTTTGCCTGAAGGCCAATTCCCAATTGGGTAGGTTCAGCACAAATCA
This genomic stretch from Peribacillus muralis harbors:
- a CDS encoding M20 family metallopeptidase → MLIELLKDLVSIDSSSKKGANEAVEYCADWLKKQGLTVNVIVNNGYRMLVSEIGQGDKTIIWNGHVDVVSGTPDQFFPQVHEGHLYGRGAADMKAGVAGMMCAFTELKDMNLGLKIQLQIVSDEEIGGLNCSGYLAKHGYRGDFVICAEPTQLGIGLQAKGALRLDIEVSGKSAHGSRPWEGVNAIEKAYELYQKIKELPFTRDHTPLYDSPSLNLAKIKGGDVYNKVPDACLLSLDIRYLPTQTMEEVVTQIESVTGKNIFINMYSKPVKTEESDPFISLLRPIIKKNTNQDAVIFGQHGSADTVFYAAYDIPAIEFGPKGENWHGDRECVDLESVAVYQKMLVDFATEFTLV